A window of Nomascus leucogenys isolate Asia chromosome 19, Asia_NLE_v1, whole genome shotgun sequence genomic DNA:
CCACCATCCCCAGTGATTCCTCCAGGCCCCTGCATACGGCGGGCTCTTCCAATGCGAAGAAAACGTCGGCCTCCTGCTCTGAAAACCACCAGCCTCGAGGCTGCTCCTCTGGAGGGCAGGACCCTACAGAGATATGAGGAAAGAGGATGGGATTAGGGCATGGGAGGctccaggaaggaaagaaatgagaaagggcAGGACGGTTCGAgatgacagaaaggaaaagagagggaatcGAGGCGAAAGTCTGGGGGAAATGAGAGGGGGTAATGGATTGGCCTGAACAGGAGACAGCGGAGGAAGACGATGAAGGCGGAAGCCTGGGAGGAGAGGCTGCAGTTTGAGCAAAGAGGGTATGGGCCGCGAGAAATGAAGGGTGTGGACTGGGTGGGAGGAATGAGGGTGGACGCAGGGTGGGGGATGCTGAAGGGTGTCGAGGGGGACGAAACAAGATGGAGAAAACTGAGTGCATTTCTGGAGCGGAGCTTGTCTCACCGAAGTCTGATCTGGCGCCCTCAGGGCCCAGGGGGTCGGGGACCGGGTGCGGGCCGCTGAGGCACACGAGCTCGGCGCGGCCCCGCAGCGCCTTCCTCAGCGCCCCGGTCTTCTCACGGAAGCCCCGCTCGCTCTGCCGGAAGCCCGCCAGGCACAGGACCCGCAGGGGTCGCTGCGCGGCCATTATGCCCGGCAAGGAGCGACGGAAGCACCGGAAGCGGTCTTTCCCCGAGCGGAAGCACAATGCAAGGGGCGGAACCAAACGTCGGCACCGCCCCGAGGGCGGGCCTCGGAGCGCCAAGTCGTTCCCATGACAACGGCAAAAGGCGGGGCGCAGCCAGAGCAGGGGCGGATACCTGAGGCCCGGGAGCGTGTCAAGGAGCAAGCGGCGCCACCTTCTCGTCCCTGCAGCTGCAGTCCTCGCAAGCCGCGGCTGAAGGGGGATGCGTGGACCCCTCCTGCACCTGAGGTCGCAGACTTTGGTCAGGGTCTCGCTTCTGCGACCCTGCATTTCCCTCCGCTCCGCTCCTGTGCATTTCCCGTCGCGGTCGCAGGGCGGCGGCCTCGGCTCGTGTCGCCAGGGAGGCGGCCAGTGCCCAGGCGCGgtctctcctccctcctggaAGCCCCCGCCTACCTTCCCCCGCGCGGGCCGGCCCAGGGTGTGGGGACGCCGGTCCTGACCGTGGTTCACCGTCCAGGGCCCCAAGGAGCTGCCAGCGTAGAAGTCCATCGGGTAGGGCTGCTGCCAGGAAATGTCCCTCAGAGCCACGGCCGcctaggggaggggagggagtggacAATAACATTTGCCAGGGTTTTTCTGCTCCTGGATTACTGAATTCAGTCCTCAGGACGGCCTGTGAAGGGCACACTGTCCCCTGccacagaagggaaatgtgtggTTCAGAGAGGTTCAGGGCCTTGCCTAAGGctacacagctaggaagtgacTCCGTTGGAGAAATCAAGACGGACTCCGGAATCAATGAACATAACGAAATGCTGCccacccaccccactccactccagacCTCACCCCACTCCAGACCTCACCTTTGAGAACCACGTCCAAAGCCCACTCTCTCCCAGAGCTTGGTGTTACCTCATAGGGTGTCAGCAGCGGCTTGGGGAAGGCTGTGCCCCAGTCAATGGAGAGACGTGGACACGCCACCTGCACCCACCTGGGAAGGGAAGCCAGGTCAGACCCTAGGAAgggcctcctcctctcccaggcaGCATGCTGAAGAACATGACTGCCCCCAGCACACCCATTCATTAACAAGCTTTATGAATCCTAAAGTAAAGACAGTGACCCACTGCTGTTTGGAATACTGTATTGTTGTGTGTTTTCTCCTGTTTCCTCTGCCGACAATGAGCTTTCTAGGGCAGCTCACTGGCGATAGTATCCCCAGAACCAAATTTAGTACCTGGTACAGggcaggtgtcagccaccgctcAAACTCATCTCACAAGGACAAATGTGATGTTGCCATTGCCTCTGAGCCCCAAAGTCCCAAAGCAGGTATGACCCAGTTAGCCCTCCCAGGGAGGTCTCTGTAAACAGTAAAATTCCATGACCATGGAAGCAATTCCTGTTGGCTCCAGCCTTCAAGACGAGCTGGCAAGACCCAGCTTCTAAGCTTCTTTAGCCAGTCATAGCCAGGCAGATACTCACACGTCCACCTCGGGAAGTAGGCTAAGCTTGCTGGGGAAGATCTCAGAAAGCAGCAGCCTCACGAAGGGAAGGCCCAAGGCTCGGAGTCGAGATTCCAGGTGCTgttgggagagggaggcagggtggGGGGTCACCTGGGCAAGCAGCCAAAGCTGAACCTGTGGCCTACTGGTTTTCCCAGCTGTGTTCCCAGTCACTCCCCTCCTCCAGAGGCTGTCCTGAGCCCACTGACCTCCAGGATCTTAGGACTGCCCTGGCGGCCCAAAGTGCCCAGAATAAGGCCCCAGGACTTAGCTGAGCGGGCAGTGGCTATGGCTTCTTGGCGAGCAGCCTGCATGTGCTGGTGGTCATAGTGCTCTCTGGATAGGACTTTACTATATGGGTCATACCTGGAAAAGAAGCAGTCAGGGTCACTGTGGCAGCCGCTGTCGGGACCACTATTATGCACACAGCTCCTGACTCAGCCCCGTGGGCTCCCGAACCTTTAGGCCCCACGCAGGTAATTAGGAACAGAGGCAAGAGCGGGGATTGTCGTTAGGAAGATCTGTCCCACAACTGGAGCAGACAAGAGTGGGCGGCTTTAGGATCTCCGTGTAAACCCCAGGAGACGGGTAGGCAACAGCAGCCCTGGGGCTAATGCCAAGATCCAGGGCCCAAGTGCCTCAGATCCTTAGGGCTGGTGGGTTAGTGGCCAGGAAAGGGGGATGCAACCAATTGAGGACCTCAGTGGCAAGGAATCTCACCCCTCACCAGCTGGTCAGCCCAGCCCGGCCCAGCTCATACCGGTAAGCGGGGACATTGGGGTTGGCAATCATGACAGACTCCAGATGGAAGCGGCCATCTCCAAGATACCTGCAGGGGTGGAAAGGAGGCTGTAAGTGTGGTTTAGGGCAGCACAAGAGGCACTCGCTGGCTTAGAAGTCCACAgggctggccgggcatggtggctcatgcctgtaatcccagcacttcaggagaccgaggcgggcggatcatgaggtcaggagattgagaccatcctggctaacacggtgaaaccctgtctctactaaaaatacaaaaacttagttgggcatggtggcagacgcctgtagtcccagctactggggaggctgaggcaggagaatcacttgaacccaggaggcggaggctgcagtgagccgagatcgcacctctgcactccagcctgggcgacagggcaagactgtctcaaaaaaaaaaaaagtccagaggACTGAGTTCACAGCTGGCTGTGCTGTGACTGTGTAAACTGGGACAAGACTTCATTTCACCTCTTGGAGCCTTGGTTTTCTGACGTGTGAAATAAGGAGTTTGAATTGGATGACTCTACAGTCCCTCTATTTACATAATGCAGTATCTAAGAACTGTCCCACCGCAAGCTTCTGGGGAAGAGTGAAGGCGCAGCCCGGCCGTGGTGAGGCCACCTGGGGTTCTAGAGCTCCTCATTTGGAAGTTGGGGAACACATTCTCCTTTGCAAGCTCAATACAGATGTGGACAGTAGTGTTCAAGGAGTCATCCACGCCAGCAGTaaccaacatttttggcaccggGAACAGCTTTCGTGGAAGACACGGGTGGGattgggggatggtttcaggatgaaactggtctcacctcagatcatcaggcattagaatCTCATAAAGATCATGCAACCTAGATCTCTGGCATGCACAGGTCACGATAGGGTTtgagctcctatgagaatctaatgccgcagcggatctgacaggaggcggagctcaggcagtcaTGCTGGCTGGCCCACCCCTCACCTTCTACCGTGCGGcagggttcctaacaggccatgggaccaggggttggggacctctgACGTATGCTGTACATGAGGTTGCAGGACATACAATGGCTACTTTCTGCCCAGACTAGCTCTTGGGGCCAGTTACTGAGTTATAACAACAGCTAccagattttcattttgtttttttgaggcagggtcttactctgtcacccaggttgaatgactcgatcatggctcactgcagcctcgacctcccaggctcaagtgatcctctcacctaagcctcctgaggagctgggactacaggcatggaccactgtacccagctaatttttctttctttcttttttttttttttttttttggagagaacagggtttcattatgttccccaagctggtctcaaactcctggacatatgcaattctcctgccttggcctcccaaagtgttgagattccaggcgtgagccaccgtgcccggccgacagCTCCTGTTTATTGGACTTGTGCCTTCTATGTACCAGGCATAGAGCAAGTACCTGATGTGAATTAGTTCACGCAGTCCTATCTACTAATCCTCCAGGATGCGCAGAGTGTACCTCGTTTACAGAAGACaacaactgaggctcagggatgtTAAGAAACTTGCCTGATATTAAACAGCTAGGAAGCAGTGTGTCTGAGGCTCAACCCAGGCTGTACCAAGTGTGCCCCCAGACGTGCTGTCCCTGACAGGAGCTTCCCAGCCCACGAAGACTCCAGAACGTGGAAGATAACCTGCCTGTGGcagctccttctctccctcttggAGACCACACTTCATTCTGATGAATGGCTAACACTCAGCGTGTCCCTCCCTCCAACATACACTTTGAGGCCCCCAAGGGTAGCGACTGAGTGACGCCGGCACAGGGGAAATGCCGCTCGGTGCTGCTTGGGGAGCAGGGCTGCCAGGTCTGGGCTGGGGAAGGCCCTGATGTGGGCCTGTCTGGGGCAGGGGTGTCAGGCCTGTGGAAACAGCCTCCGAAGCCCCAGAGGTGGGACCGAGTCAGGGagtgcccctccctccctgccattAGCACGGAACGGGGCTCCCTTCCCTAGTCCCAGTCGGGGGAGCTGTCGGCTCTCAGGCTGGCTGCATTCACACAACATTAAGCATTTCCATTACCTAAAATAATTAGGCGGCAGGAGACACGCTGCTTCTGCTTGTTAGCTGTCCGGATGGTAAATTAATGGGGCTGCAGCCTGGGCGTGCCCATCCATCTTCTCCAATTATATTCCCACCATTTCCAGCCCACCCTCACCCCCCATCAGGCCCTCTGattcctgcccccaccctgcacAGCCTTCTGGCTGATGGACTGGGCAGTGGAGAAGGCGACAGTAGACCTGAGGTCTGCTCCCTGTTTGGTCCCTCCCTTGCAGTGTGACCTTGGCCTCACAGGTAAGGAGCATTAGATTTGGTTTCTTTCCTGGATGATGAAGCTCAGGCTCCCTCCCAGGGTACACGCATGTCTCTAGGAATTACTTGGCCCCCATTTTTAACTTACACAACGGCCTCCACCTCTTTGGACAGTCGGGGGGATGTGCAGCCCAGGATCTCTCCAGGGGACAGGGGCTTGCACTGTGGGACACTCACACGATACTCGGCTTTCAGCTCCTGGGCGGCTGCCTGTGGGAATGACGAGGGAAGTGAAGCcagtggctggagcaggagagccAGGGCTGAGAAACAGCCTGGAGCACCTGGGGATCCAGCAACAGCC
This region includes:
- the DPH1 gene encoding 2-(3-amino-3-carboxypropyl)histidine synthase subunit 1 isoform X2 translates to MLERGHQQALKRAPYSISIWLRPKTDTNSGLISILGRAPRGRVANQIPPEILKSPQLQAAVRALPSNYNFEIPKTIWRIQQAQAKKVALQMPEGLLLFACTIVDILERFTEAEVMVMGDVTYGACCVDDFTARALGADFLVHYGHSCLIPMDTSAQDFRVLYVFVDIRIDTAHLLDSLRLTFPPATALALVSTIQFVSTLQAAAQELKAEYRVSVPQCKPLSPGEILGCTSPRLSKEVEAVVYLGDGRFHLESVMIANPNVPAYRYDPYSKVLSREHYDHQHMQAARQEAIATARSAKSWGLILGTLGRQGSPKILEHLESRLRALGLPFVRLLLSEIFPSKLSLLPEVDVWVQVACPRLSIDWGTAFPKPLLTPYEAAVALRDISWQQPYPMDFYAGSSLGPWTVNHGQDRRPHTLGRPARGKVQEGSTHPPSAAACEDCSCRDEKVAPLAP
- the DPH1 gene encoding 2-(3-amino-3-carboxypropyl)histidine synthase subunit 1 isoform X3; this translates as MAALVVSGAAEQGSRNGPGRGRAPRGRVANQIPPEILKSPQLQAAVRALPSNYNFEIPKTIWRIQQAQAKKVALQMPEGLLLFACTIVDILERFTEAEVMVMGDVTYGACCVDDFTARALGADFLVHYGHSCLIPMDTSAQDFRVLYVFVDIRIDTAHLLDSLRLTFPPATALALVSTIQFVSTLQAAAQELKAEYRVSVPQCKPLSPGEILGCTSPRLSKEVEAVVYLGDGRFHLESVMIANPNVPAYRYDPYSKVLSREHYDHQHMQAARQEAIATARSAKSWGLILGTLGRQGSPKILEHLESRLRALGLPFVRLLLSEIFPSKLSLLPEVDVWVQVACPRLSIDWGTAFPKPLLTPYEAAVALRDISWQQPYPMDFYAGSSLGPWTVNHGQDRRPHTLGRPARGKVQEGSTHPPSAAACEDCSCRDEKVAPLAP
- the DPH1 gene encoding 2-(3-amino-3-carboxypropyl)histidine synthase subunit 1 isoform X4, which codes for MAALVVSGAAEQGSRNGPGRGRAPRGRVANQIPPEILKSPQLQAAVRALPSNYNFEIPKTIWRIQQAQAKKVALQMPEGLLLFACTIVDILERFTEAEVMVMGDVTYGACCVDDFTARALGADFLVHYGHSCLIPMDTSAQDFRVLYVFVDIRIDTAHLLDSLRLTFPPATALALAAAQELKAEYRVSVPQCKPLSPGEILGCTSPRLSKEVEAVVYLGDGRFHLESVMIANPNVPAYRYDPYSKVLSREHYDHQHMQAARQEAIATARSAKSWGLILGTLGRQGSPKILEHLESRLRALGLPFVRLLLSEIFPSKLSLLPEVDVWVQVACPRLSIDWGTAFPKPLLTPYEAAVALRDISWQQPYPMDFYAGSSLGPWTVNHGQDRRPHTLGRPARGKVQEGSTHPPSAAACEDCSCRDEKVAPLAP
- the DPH1 gene encoding 2-(3-amino-3-carboxypropyl)histidine synthase subunit 1 isoform X1, with amino-acid sequence MAALVVSGAAEQGSRNGPGRGRAPRGRVANQIPPEILKSPQLQAAVRALPSNYNFEIPKTIWRIQQAQAKKVALQMPEGLLLFACTIVDILESLSLGRGMRVLMQQQFQERLPGWGRRQLCPSYSLLAEVAAANPRNRERFTEAEVMVMGDVTYGACCVDDFTARALGADFLVHYGHSCLIPMDTSAQDFRVLYVFVDIRIDTAHLLDSLRLTFPPATALALVSTIQFVSTLQAAAQELKAEYRVSVPQCKPLSPGEILGCTSPRLSKEVEAVVYLGDGRFHLESVMIANPNVPAYRYDPYSKVLSREHYDHQHMQAARQEAIATARSAKSWGLILGTLGRQGSPKILEHLESRLRALGLPFVRLLLSEIFPSKLSLLPEVDVWVQVACPRLSIDWGTAFPKPLLTPYEAAVALRDISWQQPYPMDFYAGSSLGPWTVNHGQDRRPHTLGRPARGKVQEGSTHPPSAAACEDCSCRDEKVAPLAP